The Rhodamnia argentea isolate NSW1041297 chromosome 7, ASM2092103v1, whole genome shotgun sequence genome contains the following window.
atttcTCCGTTGGCTGCTTTTACTCATGTATGAATGTTTGTGTGTTCTCTCATCTAGAAGTCACAAAGCCGGGTGAGTCAAGTGCCGGTGAGGCAGAAGGagctggaaaaaaagaagatgaagctgggaagaaggaaggaagtcACTGAACCCAGTGCATGATTTCCATAGTAGCTAGGAATGTCATGGTGTTACAATCTTTAATGTAACAGTTTCTGGATGATTTTTCCAGTATCTACTGGTGGGTTGATGTCTGTTTTTTACCTCACATAAATCATGATGTTAAGCTATATTTGGCGAGTAGCGGCAGCTCACAGGTAAAATGTTTGATGAGATGTTTGACAATGTATTTGATTGCGACTTGATGGTAATATGATTTTCCCTTCGGGACAGTTGGACTCTGGTCTCTATATTGGCCATGCGTTATATGTTATTTCATTTGGGGACCTTAAGGTAAACACTTTGGTGCCCATAATGCTGTATCAAATCGGTTTGATTACAGTCCATAATCTGAATTATGGGATCAGAGTGGAATGTTACTGTAATCTTAATTATGGGATCAGCGTGGAATGTTGATTGCATTTTCGGGTGTTGCCGACCTCGAGAGCATGGAATGATACATATGACATGACAGATATTATCTATGAgtgcatttatattttttaatttcatttttgcgaagaatgaatgatttagaaaatattttcgtaaaacaaTCGTTTGTGTTGCTTCGTCTATGAAAAATTTGgtaatgaaaatagtttttattgATTGATTATGTGGATGTATACGAATGTAGCCTCTGTTCCAGAATGAGTTCATATGCTTTATCCTCGTGGTAATATCTTTGTAGTAATGCAGATGCCCGAAATGTTGTAACCAGGGTCtgtccaaaaaatgaaaaatctctgCGTTTATATccatatttatgaaaatatttatgttgTCAACAATATGACAGCATACTCCCCTCAAGTTTGACGATCTGAAATGAGATGGCCCGGCTCCGAAGAACAATCCGAAACACTCGTAAACCAGAGAAGAGGTGGCCTTAAATTTCTAACTAGAGCAGCGAGAGGGATCCAAGATCCAAGAGAGCAGTGGGTCCTATGACCCGGCCCGTCAACAGGGAATCCGGGGACATTAATTATGCGATCGAAATCAAAATCTATCAAATCAAATAGCCGTTGAGATCTCAACGGCTAGTCCACGAcgagcactctctctctctcgcgaatTGAAATCGAAACACACTCACTCACTCCCGATCCTGATCCCAATTGATAAAAGCAAACGCTCCGTCACCTGAACCTTCCCATCtcctcaactctctctctctctctctctctctctctctctcttctctctcacaGCTGTCTCAGGTCTCTCCAGATCGTCTTCAAGTTGAGAAAAGGTAAAGAGTTGCTTAGCGAGTTCCCGCAAATTGAGTTAAAAGTTTCCTCTTTTAGACTGCACGcgattttttttgcttgaaGAAAATTCAGGAACAAACAAAACCCACTTGGCTAAAATTGGGAACAATCGCACTCCAATTCGCATAAAGCTACTTGCGATTTGCACTTGGGTAGCTTTTCTTCACGTTTTGCTGCTAAATTCCTATATCAGCTTCTCTTCTTTCGCAGCTCGGCCGAAGAACACATttgtttggttctttttttctcttttccggaaaaattgaagtttatGTATCATGAGAGGCTAATTTCAAGTGGGTTTTGTTCTTGCAGATGAACGACCTAATGACGAAATCCTTCATGAGCTATGTTGACTTGAAGAAGGAGGCCATGAAGGACCTCGAGGCTGGCCCGGACTATGACCTCGAGATGTCGGCGTCGAAGACCCAGATGGACACTAACATGGGGCTCTTCCTGGAAGAGGCAGAGAAGGTGAAGCAAGAGATGGGCCAGATCCGTGAGGTTCTGGGCAGGCTCCAGGAAATGAACCAAGAGAGCAAGACCCTCCACAAGCCAGAGGCGCTCAAGTCCCTCAGGAGCCGGATCAACGCGGACATTATGGCGGTCCTGAAGAAGGCGAGGACAATACGGTCGCAGCTGGAGGAGATGGACCATGCAAACGCGGCAAATAAGAGGCTCTCAGGATGCAAGGAAGGGACCACCGTGTACCGGACCCGGTTGGCAGTGACCAATGGGCTGAGGAAGAAGCTGAAGGAGCTGATGATGGAGTTCCAGGGGCTGAGGCAGAGGATGATGACCGAGTATAAGGACACTGTGGGCAGGCGTTACTATACTGTGACAGGCGAGTACCCAGATGAGGAGGTCATTGAGAAGATCATTTCTAATGGTAAGTAAGTCTAGGTTTTCTGGTTTGATGGTGTTGATTTAGAGTTTTGTCGTATTCAGTTGATAATGTGGAAGCCTTGTTATGTGCTATATTGCTGATTCTAACGTACTTTTGCTGCCTATTTGAATGGGAGTGAGGAATTAACGTGATTTGGTTCGGTGAAGCAAGCACATGGAATGAGTCCTCTTTAAACTGGATGATCCAAATAATAGCTACCTGCTATGGATTTATCTTGCCTTTGGGTTCTAAAGTTTATAGTTCGTAGAAGAATTTTGGCAGTTTGATTATGTGGGATTAAACCAAAGTAAGTTCCTTTTTCGGGTTTTAGCTAAAATCTTTGTTTGCTAACACTAGGTCAAATTAGTGGGTTTGATGTTGTTTCATAGTAAACCAGTCCTTAACAGATGAAGGACTCTGCATTAGTCTGGTTGCTCGCTTTGATCgggtcattgtttgcgcgtttTGTTATAAATTCATCCCACCCTAGTGAGTTTTGCATTCAATCTTTCAAACTATTGCTATTTGTTTGCTGCATCAGGAGGCGAGGAGTTTCTTGGCAGAGCGGTACAAGAGCACGGGAGGGGCAAGGTAGTGGAGACAGTGGTCGAGATCCAGGACCGATACGATGCGGCCAAGGAGGTGGAGAAGAGCCTGCTGGAGCTGCACCAGGTGTTCCTGGACATGGCGGTGATGGTGGAAGCGCAGGGCGAGAAAATGGACGACATCGAGCACCACGTGATGAGCGCCTCGCACTACGTCAAGGACGGTACCAAGGACCTGAAGACCGCGAAGCAGTACCAGAGGAGCAACCGGAAGTGGATGTGTCTCGGGCTGATACTTCTACTGGTGATCATCCTAGTGATCGTGATTCCGATCGCCACGAGCTTCAGCCATTCTTGAAGTGGCTATTGTTGTCCTTAGAGTCGGAGGATCTGACGCTCCGTGGTCCGCCGTCTGCCATTCTTGAAGTGTGATTGTTGGGTGGAGGTTGGAGGATCTAATGCCCCGTGATCCGTCTtctgcttgtttttttttttctcttcttgtgaGATCCTAAAGATTGAAGTGATTTGGATGTTGCAGAGAGAAGTTGGTCCTTCCTATTGGGACTAATGAAGTATGTTGTGTGTAGTGtaaattcattcattctttGTGATATGACATGACAATTTACAGGAAAACTAATGTTCCGGCTCTAGCATTGTTCCGACTTCTAAGCAGTCTTCTTGTTTCCGATCTGTCTTTCCCGATGAAGATCCGATCACCCGATATGATACCCGCTTCGGAACTCGATTTTCATGGAATGGGTTTTTTCGCCATGCTGATTTTACTCGCTTTCGCAGGCTCTGCTTGCAGAACCTGCAATGTTCCTTGTGGAGATACTCTGCTTAGGGCTTGAGCTTAACAGAAGTGACATAGGTGactcttattttaattttcggaaaaagagtaatttcttaaaatgaaaattcagaaATATATTGTGCTGCCGGGGTCCCACACGCTATAAACTCCATACACATTATCTAATGCCTGCAAAaccctaaaaaccctaaatcgagTTCCTCGCTCAAGAAAGGCAGCTGAGGCTAGCTGAGCGGAGCTCGGAGAGAGCAAGATGGAAGAAGCCATGGATATGGAAGTGGAAGGACGACAGTCTCCGTCCAGCTCAGAGCCGAAAGACTTTTCCTTCCGAAGATTGGGGCTCAGAAATTCGATCCAGACGAACTTCGGCGACGACTACGTCTTTGAAATTACTCCCAAGTGCGTGTCTTCTCACTTGCCTGCTCAATTCCCTGTTCGATTCTCTCTGAAACTCGGAAATGATAGAAGTGAAATTTAGGCGATTCGAGAAGTGTGTTAAATTTTCCGAATTTGCGAGTTGAAACGAGCAGCCAGCGGTGTTAGTTTCTTGCTGTCTAATTAGGGTTTAATTTATGTATGGAAGGTTTGATTGGTCGCTAATGGGGGTATCGTTGTCGTCGAATATGGTGAAACTGTATTCCCCGACGACGGGTCAGTACTCTGGAGAGTGCAGGGGTCACTCCGAAACCATCAATGGCATTTCATTCTCGGGGCCATCCAGTCCCCATGTCTTGCACTCTTGCTCTTCCGATGGCACCATCCGAGCTTGGGACACCAGGTCTTTTAAAGAGGTACTCATCTATTTAGCTAGTGCCGCTTGCGCGTTGTAATGAATAAGGACATTGCTAGAAGTCGCTTACTTAGTGCTTTATTTTGTCCTAATTGGTAGTTTTGCATAATTGAATAATGCAGGTTTCATGCATAAGTGCCGGCCCCTCACAGGAGATCTTCAGCTTTTCATTTGGTGGTTCAAGTGACAGTCTTCTTTCTGCTGGATGTAAATCTCAGGTTTGCTTTGTTCTCTGCACATGGAGGCAATTTTTTCCTGTCTTTAAGATGACCTTTTGCAGCGGTTATTTGCTTCGGAAGTTTCTTCAGCTCATGAAAGCTTCCTCTTGGGTCGTGTTTATACTTGATATATGCTTGTGATGCATTTGGCCAACACTTTTTTGCTTCCCAACCTTTCTGCACCCTTTTTCACCACGTGTGGGCTTCGGacgacatgaaaatgacatgggCTTCATCATGTCACGAGCTGACCTTTGTGTTGTGGCCTGGGTAGCAAGCCCTTAGACTATGTGTTGACTATCGTGCTCAATAGTGATCATTGAAGGATGGACTGATGGTTACAAATTTGAGATCGACGTTGAAGTTATTATGATTATCTTTAGTGTACTAAacgtctttcttcttcttttgcatgCGTCACCAGATAATCTTTTGGGATTGGAGAAACAAAAAGCAGGTTGCATGTTTAGAAGATTCCCATGTGGATGATGTTACCCAGGTTTGTCCTTAGGCACGCTCAGTATGTTCTTATGCCCATAGTAAGAGAATATCTGTTGTCCCATATATATCACAATGCCTGGACTTGtgttattattttatcctttcTACTGCTtcatgctttttattttttttctgttaggTGCACTTTGTCCCTCACCATCAAAATAAGCTTATTTCCGCTTCAGTGGATGGGCTGATATGTGTATTTGATACGGCCGGAGACATCAGTGATGATGAGCATCTGGAATCGGTAGGTGCAGCTAttaatttttagtattttattaAACTTGGACATTTGTGTGggattgattttcatgtctataAGCAGCATAggttgtttaaaattttaagctagGTGAAGGTTGATTTGATTGGAATTTGACGCCTGGGGTTATAGACTATGCTAAAATGTGCATAACTTCTACAAGAAAATTTGGCAGTGGATGCTTAGTGATCTTGGGTTTGAATTTTATTTGGCTAGTGTTAAAGGAGTTAACTACTATACTTAGATTTAGGTGTTTTTTCCTAATTACCTATTTGTTAGTTGGCTATAGTAGTAGAATTCTGTTTTTGGGCATAGAAGAAGACCAAGAAAGACTAGAGCCTTTGGTGTTTGTTCTCCTTTTGCACTGCTCCTCATTTTTATGCACTCTGAAGCACCCAATTCTCGGCGCTATCTACTTAAATGCTTGATCTAGAATGCTATGGCTCAGCGAATTTCTTTTAGTAAGTTTAtgtttgtttattcatttaGGTAATTAATGTGGGAACTTCAATTGGGAAAGTGGGTATATTTGGACAGACATTCGAAAAGCTCTGGTGTTTGACGCATATTGAGACCTTAAggtatcaattttctttttgatgacCAGTGGCAGCTTCCATTAGTCCTCTAGAAATGGTTTTGTTGGattattaattatatttttaggATAAGCTGAATCATATCATTTAATGTTGAGTTTGCATCTGTTTAAAGAGGGTATGTGCATAGAAAAACTAAAGACTAGGCACGATATAGGGCCAATGAGATAAACTAGGCACGTAGGATAGACAACATAAAAGTTATTGTTTATATCAACCTCTTGTAAGTAGACATCTGAATGCAATAGCTTGAAAAGACGTCTTTCATTGTAGAATTATAAAATCTCGTGGGAGACATTGTTTTTAGTCCTATAGTGATCATCTATGTTGACTTGTCAATTGGATAAGCTGTTTTGTATATAAACTTTGAATTGTTGCCTCTGTAGCGTTTGGGACTGGAAAGACGGAACAAATGAAGCCAACTTTGAAGATGCCCGAACATTAGCATCTAATAGCTGGTCACTAGATCACGTAAGATTCTTTTTTCCGGACCGGTCTCTCTTTCCCTTGTTTATAAACAATACTCAAATGGTATCATTTAAAGAGCTGGAGCTGTAGTCTAGAAAGGTACACTTTCACTTGCCAGAAATGTAGGCTATGGAGCAAAGCTCAATCCTAAAGAGAACttattatttggatgatgagtcAACTATGAATTCTTTGGCTCCCATTAGGCAAGTGATGTTGCACATTAGGTTCATTCGTTTCATGAAACAATAGTTGCACAAATATATTTCATGTTTGAGTGCGATTCTTTGCGAAGCTACGTAATGTACTTTGTACTAATAGTCCTTTACATCATATGGTGGTCAGAACTTTGTTGAACTGGAGCAAAGTTTACTTTTGTATACTTTCTGCTTACTTGGATACAGTTCCACTTTATTTTTGCTTTGTTCTATTTCTTGCTTTAATGAAAATACCTCTTCACTTGCTGCATGAATCTCTATTGAAGGGGAAAGAATGCAATCTTAATACATGGTAATTCACAGAAGGTGAAAGAACAGAGAGgtaaaaatactagaaaatgaTCCGGAGCATGAACACAGAAGATGTTATCTAGAAGAAAATCAATTCGAGCTTCCACTGATTTTTCTATGATGGAAATGCGCCTCCAATCATTTTACATCTACCcttgtttcttttcatttaaaaatggTTGCAGTGGGTATCGAGATCTAGAAAAATAGTGGCACGTACCTATGGTCAAGTTTATCCCATTAGTTTTGGTTGATGTATCCCTGCTTGATTTACTTCTGTAGCTGGAATCATATTAGACACAATATCAAGTTTGGGCATTTACCTTTCTGATCTTAAGCGAGGTAGAACATGTTCTTATCCTGTCTTTGCAGGTTGATTATTTTGTAGACTGTCACTCGGCCGAAGAAGGTGAAGGCCTGTGGGTTATTGGTGGCTCGAATGCTGGAACTTTAGGGTACTTCCCTGTAAAGCACGAGGGAGGGGCAGCGATAGGATCCCCAGAGGCTGTTCTTGGAGGTGGCCACTCGGATGTAGTTAGGAGCATATTGCCTATGTCGGGCATGGCAGGGACAAGTTCCAAAACCCGAGGCATTTTCGGATGGACAGGTGGCGAGGATGGTCGCTTGTGTTGCTGGCTTTCTGATGACTCTCCCGCTACAAGTCGATCGTGGATGTCAAGCAATCTGATCTTAAGGTCATCAAGAAGTCACCACAAGAAAAATAGGCACCATCCTTATTAGCTTTCCATCAGATTTGCTTGTTTTGTTCTCATGTATCACTCCGCATCAACATGTGCCGATCGACCtgtatttgattgattttttgaaGTACACGACACAGCGACCTGTGCTTGTATATCTTTTATTTCTCCATCATTAAGGTCAAATACCTTCTAGCAGGATTAACTTGTCTTAGACGCTTGAAGATGGACTCCAGCTTTAGAAAGCATTGATGAAACTTAAATCATTGAAATGCCTTGGTATAAACTTTTAGgaaacaaaaactaatttttaccGTTGAAGTAGGTAATATCTCTTCAGCGCCGTGTGAAACCTGATAACAAGGGCACTCACAGTCGAATACGCTATTCTTAAGTTGAGGATGGACGATCATCTCTCTAAAAGCAACAACCTTGTCATGTTGAACATGACTCGCTTCATTCAACAACGGTGACATCAAAATGTCAGGTTAAGTGATACTTGATCGAAGCATTAACATGTTTCACTCAAATGCTTAATTACTTCAAATAGATATTTAACACGGAAAGGAAAGAAACCTCAAAATCTTGCACAACATTGATCGAATACGCCACCTTTAGTAGATGAATCCCCAAGAACGAGATATCAGAATAACTCAAGCTGAACATTTCACATAAATTTCGGGCTCATAatgcctgaaaaaaaaaagcagcaaaCTTGCCCAACTTGCAACATCTCAGTTTGTTCAGCCACGGCCTCGCCCTCCACCTGTCACAGCAAAGCAGAATCCTTAGTCTCTATACTGTAGATTTCTTTATGAGATAGGCTCAAGTATTGGCCTATTCAACTCATAAGTGATGACATACAGTTCAACACCAAAATAATGGTGCCAATAAGACAATGATTTATATGCTGGCAAAATTCAAATCCTTAACCTTCACAGTATGCTTTTGGTCAGACACAAGGACAGATAAAAGTctcattgtcattttttttattttgtttcatttttacttCCCGTATTATTTTAACCCATCTCAGCACCAGA
Protein-coding sequences here:
- the LOC115742384 gene encoding WD repeat-containing protein GTS1, producing the protein MEEAMDMEVEGRQSPSSSEPKDFSFRRLGLRNSIQTNFGDDYVFEITPKFDWSLMGVSLSSNMVKLYSPTTGQYSGECRGHSETINGISFSGPSSPHVLHSCSSDGTIRAWDTRSFKEVSCISAGPSQEIFSFSFGGSSDSLLSAGCKSQIIFWDWRNKKQVACLEDSHVDDVTQVHFVPHHQNKLISASVDGLICVFDTAGDISDDEHLESVINVGTSIGKVGIFGQTFEKLWCLTHIETLSVWDWKDGTNEANFEDARTLASNSWSLDHVDYFVDCHSAEEGEGLWVIGGSNAGTLGYFPVKHEGGAAIGSPEAVLGGGHSDVVRSILPMSGMAGTSSKTRGIFGWTGGEDGRLCCWLSDDSPATSRSWMSSNLILRSSRSHHKKNRHHPY
- the LOC115742387 gene encoding syntaxin-related protein KNOLLE isoform X1; this translates as MNDLMTKSFMSYVDLKKEAMKDLEAGPDYDLEMSASKTQMDTNMGLFLEEAEKVKQEMGQIREVLGRLQEMNQESKTLHKPEALKSLRSRINADIMAVLKKARTIRSQLEEMDHANAANKRLSGCKEGTTVYRTRLAVTNGLRKKLKELMMEFQGLRQRMMTEYKDTVGRRYYTVTGEYPDEEVIEKIISNASGGEEFLGRAVQEHGRGKVVETVVEIQDRYDAAKEVEKSLLELHQVFLDMAVMVEAQGEKMDDIEHHVMSASHYVKDGTKDLKTAKQYQRSNRKWMCLGLILLLVIILVIVIPIATSFSHS
- the LOC115742387 gene encoding syntaxin-related protein KNOLLE isoform X2, which gives rise to MNDLMTKSFMSYVDLKKEAMKDLEAGPDYDLEMSASKTQMDTNMGLFLEEAEKVKQEMGQIREVLGRLQEMNQESKTLHKPEALKSLRSRINADIMAVLKKARTIRSQLEEMDHANAANKRLSGCKEGTTVYRTRLAVTNGLRKKLKELMMEFQGLRQRMMTEYKDTVGRRYYTVTGEYPDEEVIEKIISNGGEEFLGRAVQEHGRGKVVETVVEIQDRYDAAKEVEKSLLELHQVFLDMAVMVEAQGEKMDDIEHHVMSASHYVKDGTKDLKTAKQYQRSNRKWMCLGLILLLVIILVIVIPIATSFSHS